The stretch of DNA TTAAATTTGACCCTTCCCATGATTGAACTAATATCAACACACTCACCAAAGATAGCCACAGCTGCATCCCATCATCTTGGTTACCCAGTACAAAAATTAGTGCTGCTGTAGCCTGTAGGTGTGCACTGTCCTGGAGCAAAGCAAGATGCGCGGCAGCAGAACCAACTCCATATGGAGCCACGCATGAAGGGTAGGCAAATGGCTATGCAAAACAAATCGATTTACATACACTAAGCACGTGCTGCACTCAACAGTACGGCTCGGCTTCGCCAAGCGCATGGTGTATATAAATGTTTCAACTTTCATTTCAAGCCACCCCAGGCCCCAGCGACAGCACATTCATATCTACTTTTTTCGCCTGCCCAGTCCAGAGCCAACGCCCCCGGCGACAAAAACCAAGGTTTCATGGAGGCAGCGCGAATACAGTCAGCAACATTGACTTACGACAATATCACAATATACAAGACTCCGACTAGTTCTTCTACGAAGAATATGACCATTATTACCTACAGCGAGCAGTCTGACGCCGGTTATCTGCCGGCGGACAGTTCGATGGCGTCCTGGTTGTAGATGGAGTCCTCGCCCCAGTCGAACCGCTGCTGCATCCGCTCGTAGTCCTCCCTCCTCGTCACCTCCACCTGCTGCCACTCCTCCCACCGCTCCGCCAGGCCTTCCCCTTCCAGCATCCTTACCACCTCCGACATGGAGGGCCGGTCCTCAGGCGACCCCTGAGTGCACAGCAGCGCGATCTGCATCATCATCTCCACCTCCTGCCTGTCGAAGCTATTGTTCAGGTTTCGGTCCACGATGGCGTCTAGATTCCCCTCTCTTTGCAGCTTCTTCACCTGCACATTTGTGGCACCAGCATTATGCTTTGGATCACATGCTTCGGCGTTCAGGATTTATCTTAACTAGTGTAGCAGAATGCATGTCTTTTTGTTCAACAAGTGCGAGTCTCTTAAGTTGTTGTCCATAGAGTTCTTCATACACAAAGCTTACTCAGTAGCAGCTTGAATCAATCAAGTTTAGACGGGGTGGGAAGTGGAGTTGACTTACATGATCAAGTAACAACACGTCATCTTCTTCCTCCAGACGTGAAAAGTCAATGGCACGCTGCCCGGTGACCACTTCAAGAAGCATTATACCATAGCCGAAAACATCAGTTCTCTCAGATGACTTCCCTGTGGACAGATATTCTGGTGCAATGTGACCCATAGTCCCTCGGACTTGAGTGGTCACAGATGTCTTCTGTACATCCACCAACTTTGCCAAGCCAAAGTCGCCGACAACTGGTTCGAAACCTTCATCAAGCAAGACATTCGCGGCCTTGACATCACGGTGTATGATCTTAGGATTGCAGTGCTCGTGCAGGTACTCCAGTCCGCGCGCTGTGCCTATAGCCACTCGTTTCCTTGCATTCCAATCTAATATTGGTTCCCCGGGTTTAAATTCTGCACCATTCAACATTTCAACACAAGGAGCACATAAGAGAAAAGTATACAGAtggaaagaaaacagaaaaactAACAAATAGATTTAGTCATTGTAAACTGAAAGGTAATGAATGTCCACAACAAAAACGAAGCAGACTAGAAAAACATTTAAGAAAAATCATGTTCTGGATGTAGAAGCAAATTGCATTTCACTCACTATAATCATTTAATAAACACTGGATGTTGGATTTTACTGACTGGCCCTTTTTCCTTTCTTTCATCACTTACCTGGATGGTATATCTCGGAAGATTATTTGATATTGCATTTTGGTCTATCTGTTCTTTACTCAGGATTTATACTGCCTACCAAGTAACTGTCTAGATCATTTTACGACTTACTAGAAACAAGTCTATGCATGCTGGCATCTTGCATTGGTAAAGCAAAATGAGCATATGAAATATAAAGATTTCAACAGGAAGCTATCTAAATTTTTAGAAGTACATTAGAATTGAAGTTACTAAGCCTAAATGAAGGTCCAAGACCAGTTACAGAATCTTTAAGCACATTGATGAAGGATCTGAGAAACTTCATAGAGTAGCACAACCGTAGGATTGCAGGAGATGAATCAGCTGGTCGATTGGTTAAGAAGAAAGAAAGTACCTCGCAAACGGTAGGCTACGCTAAGATTCTGCATGAAAGGATAAACAAGTAGACGTTCTGTTTGTGTTGTACAGAACCCAATCAATCTTAAAAGATTCCGGTGAACTGCAACACTAATCAGCTCAACTTCACGCAGGAAGGCAGCCTCCCCACCAGGACTTTCATAATCAGTTAACCGCTTTACGGCTATCTTAGTGCCATCTGGAAGTGCTCCTTTATATACTTTTCCAAAGCCCCCTTGTCCAAGAACATTTTTCTCACTGAAGTTATCAGTAGCGAGTTGTAATTCTCGCCATGCAAACCTTTTCAACTGCCCAAATGCAATTCTTCGGTCATCCTCACCTGTGGAAGTTATCAGATCTGTTAGTTAAATGAAAGAAAAATCTCGGCCTCTGCATACAAGGAATGCATTCAGCTACATATGATTGGTCAGttcaatgcaatgcaacacatGAAAACTTCAAATTTGTAAGCTGGACATTGTGCCTCAAAAACACAGATGGTGCTACAGAGAAGTCGCAAAAGATGCTGGACACTAACTATTTCCATATAGCCAGAAACACTGTTACATGTGGTTCAGTAACAAAAAATCTGTGTATGCATACATAAACCAGTAAACCACATCTTTGTTTCGATAAGCTAATGAACAAGACTACAGGGGAAAAAACTATGAAGACAAACAAAGCGCCATATACACTACCTGATACATCCACAAAAACTTCACGCAGATGACCTTTTCTCCTTCCATTACAGATAATAAATAGAGCCCCTATGATGAGCAGCCCTATCACTCCACCAACTGTTCCAAGGACAATGCCTATTTTCGAACCATGGGATGAACCTATTAAAGAGTGATAAAATTAGCATATGCCTCAAAATCATTTTACAGACGTCAAATCAACACTCTAAGTTTTGTGCTATCTGACAAGTGTACAATGCAGAACAGAAAAATATGACCCAgggaaaaaacaaaagaaaatatgGCTGGTTACCTTGGTAAGGCGAACTTGATGCACAAGGATGAGCGAAGTTTGCTCCACAAGTCAAGTTATTGCCAGAAAAGCTGTGAAAGAAATGAACCTTTGTTAGACCTTCTAATTAACACACATAGAATTAAATGTTATAATGACTCCCATTACTTGTAACGTGCAACTTGAAATAGTTGAGCAGGTATTGGACCGGAGAGATTATTGTAGGCCAACCGACTGCCATCATAAGAAAGAAATTAGTTGTATATGATAGGAGATTAAGAAAAATAGATATAAGCTCTTGTGGACAGAAATCACGAATATTAATATTACTAGTTTGCTGCTTACATGTCTGTCAAGCTTGAGATGGTTGCCAGTGTATCAGGAACAGTTCCACTTAGTCTGTTTTGACTTAGTATCCTGGTTACAGAACAAAAGGTGAATGGGAATCAGGGAATGTTAAATTACTGATGTTCATGACATTAAGTAGTAACAATTCTGATACATACAAGAGTTGGAGCTTCGAAAGATGGCCAAGAGAAGCTGGGATTTCTCCAACCAGCAGATTTTCTTCCAAATCTAAGCTTGTCAAACTAGATAGGTTCCCAAGCTGCTCTGGTATGGTACCGGTAATCTTGTTACCAGGTAAGGACCTGCAATGTCATGCACCACAAAGATTAACAAAAGTTGGAGAACGTGATCACATGACACAATACGACCATCACTTCATCTAGCAAGCATAGAAATATAGTCAGCATTTCTCACACCTGTTCCTATAGAATCATAAGGTAGAGACATAGAGTGGTCTTTTCAGCAAAATAAAAGAGTAAGATACAGTAGCTATTCTATCACAACAACCACTTAACATCTAAAAGATATTCTATTGCTCTAGACGAGTACACTTACAGAACATTCAAATGCTCGAGGTCTCCAATTCTTGGCGACAGAACTCCAGTGAACCCCATAGAAGCCAATGTTCTGCAGGAGGGTATCGGGTTAACTCATGATAAAACTGAATGTCTTAGTAAGAAATATGAATAACACGGTAAACAGAACCATATGGAGGCTTAGCAAGTGTTACAATGCATTTATAGAAAGTGGAGGTATATATGTGTCTGTCACATACTACCTCTGTACCGAAATAGAGTACTTGTAGTACCAAAATACTGGAGTAGTTTCATAACAAGTATGTTAGAAACCTTTATGTATGTTAGGAACCTGGCCCGACATCTTAACAAAACAAAACTCCATCCCTCCTTTTCAAGCTCGACATCCGGAAGGCTTTTGACTCGGTGCGTTGGGACTATATAGTTGACATTCTTCAGCGGAGGGGCTTCCCTAGCAGATTTCAGGATTGGATTGCCGTCCTCCTTGGAACTTCTTTATCGAGGGTCCTTCTCAATTGGGTGCCGGGCACTTCGATTACGCATGGCCAGGGTCTTAGACAAGGAGATCCGTAATCGCCGCTGCTTCGTCATTACCATCGATCCGCTGCAACAAATTCTCGACTTGGCTATGAGGCTTTGCCTCCTCCTTAAAATCTGGGGACGTGGCACCATCTTCAGGACATCCCTATACCCGGATGACAGCTGTTTTCATGGCACCAAGAAAGGAAGATATCCAAAACCTTGCTTGTACTCTACATGGGTTTGGTGAGGTGACGTGGCTGCAATCAAACTTCCACAAGAGCTCGGTTGTGCCTATCTGGTGTGGGTACTTGGACTTGGAGAACATCCTCGAGGGGCTGCCTGCCATACGCACTTCTTTCCAATTGAGATATCTAGGCCTGCCGCTCTCGGTGTGGCAGCGCAGGCAGATAGACTTTCAACACCTCGAGGACAAAATCGCGGTGAAGCTCGTTCCTCGGGAGGGCATGAACATCACTTCGGCTGGTCATGGGGTGCTCGTGAAATCGATCCTCAACTCACAAACGATCGCCACCTTACGCCACTTGTCATCCCCCCACCCATCCTCAAAAGTATTAACAAGGTTGAGAGAGCATTTCTTTGGTCGAGGACCAATAAGGTGACGGGCGGGAAGTGCAAGGTGGGACTCCCCGTGGTTGCATGGCACAAGCCAAAAGACATCGCCCCGCTCATCTTAAAAGTGATTGGCATGAGCAATGGTCTTTCTTGGAACCACGTCCCGAATTCGTCGAGCTTTGGTCTCATCTTGCTCAAGTTCCTTTGAACTAGGATGTTGACAACTCCATCCATTGGAAGTTCTCTTCTAACAGGGAATACTTCGGCGGCGGAGGCATAAAAGGCTTAATTCTTGGGAGTTATCCTCACTCCAATGAACAAGATCATTCGGAAAGTGTAGGCTCCCCCAAAGGTCTTTTTTTTTGCATGGCTTGCTATCCAAAATAGGGTGTGGACGGCCGACCACTTGGATCGGCGCCGTTGGAAAAATTGCGGCCTTTGCCCTTTGTGCAAGCGTGAGTATGAGTCCGCCGCTCACCTCTTCTtcaaatatcgattcacattgaGGTTTTGGCGGATGCTCAAGGATTGGTTAGGACTCGCAGACATCGACCCCTCCCAATAAGCGACTCATCATTCTACCGGAAGTTGGTGGATCAACACAGCTACATGAAGCAAGGCGATGGTATCCCTCATAATGTTCACCAATCGAGCCATCTGGAATGACAGAAATGCTTGAGTATTCCGAAAGAAATCTATGCCGCCACTAATTATTTTGGCAAACTTTAGCAAAGCTTTGGGTTTTCGCGGGGTCGAAGCATTTGAGTAATTTATTGCCGGGAGTAGTGGCTTTGTATTAATATATAGTTTGGTTCCTCTTATGTTCCAAACCTTGTCTTCTCTTCTTAATTAGTGGATGAGGCGAATCTTTTGCCTCTGTTTCAAAAGCAGATGCACCTCAAATAATACTTGGACTTGTTTGCACAAATCGTAAGAGCTAACCAGAAATGGATATGGAATGCAAACGAAATAATCCCAGCTTCTAGCTACATGATCTATGGGAAAATATTGGCAGTACACAAAGTAAGCAAAGTGGCGAGAGATC from Triticum urartu cultivar G1812 chromosome 3, Tu2.1, whole genome shotgun sequence encodes:
- the LOC125544883 gene encoding LRR receptor kinase SERK2, giving the protein MGLIGIIMTLTFLLSYAASDRQGDALYDMKLKLNATGTQLTDWNQNQVNPCTWNSVICDSNNNVVQVTLASMGFTGVLSPRIGDLEHLNVLSLPGNKITGTIPEQLGNLSSLTSLDLEENLLVGEIPASLGHLSKLQLLILSQNRLSGTVPDTLATISSLTDIRLAYNNLSGPIPAQLFQVARYNFSGNNLTCGANFAHPCASSSPYQGSSHGSKIGIVLGTVGGVIGLLIIGALFIICNGRRKGHLREVFVDVSGEDDRRIAFGQLKRFAWRELQLATDNFSEKNVLGQGGFGKVYKGALPDGTKIAVKRLTDYESPGGEAAFLREVELISVAVHRNLLRLIGFCTTQTERLLVYPFMQNLSVAYRLREFKPGEPILDWNARKRVAIGTARGLEYLHEHCNPKIIHRDVKAANVLLDEGFEPVVGDFGLAKLVDVQKTSVTTQVRGTMGHIAPEYLSTGKSSERTDVFGYGIMLLEVVTGQRAIDFSRLEEEDDVLLLDHVKKLQREGNLDAIVDRNLNNSFDRQEVEMMMQIALLCTQGSPEDRPSMSEVVRMLEGEGLAERWEEWQQVEVTRREDYERMQQRFDWGEDSIYNQDAIELSAGR